ATTTAAAAATTTAACCGAAGAAGAAGAGTCTAAAATAAGGCGTTTTGAGCAAGAAAATAAACCGAAGCAAGTACTTGTTCCAAAAAATAATAAAAAGCGAACTCAGGGCGAATTTCTTACCAAAGAAACGCTGTGGAAAGTATTTCTAAAAGAGTTTTATATTCAAAACAATCGAAATTTCATAAAAACGCACGATTCGGTGGTGAATGTTTCAAGTGTGATGAAGTATTTTTTGAAAGATGAAACGTTTTTTGATTCGGTGAACTTGATAGCCAGTTTTGACGGCAAAAAACTTACTCCGAGTTTTGATAAAGGCTTGCTAATTATTGGCAATTACGGAAACGGAAAATCCTCGATGATGAAGGCTTTTGCTGATGGAATTAACAAAGTTTACACTGAAGCATACAACGAAGGCTGGCAGACTCTTCCAGAATGGCAAAGCATTAGGTTTGGTTTTCATCGAGTTGTTGATGTAGTTACTGAATTTGAGGGAGTTGATAACCCAGAAGCAAAGAATTTATTCTTCAAAAGATACTCTAGATTTAGACACCTGTACGATGACATAAAGAAGGAAAAAATGGCTTCAAATTTTGGTAAAACGAACTTGATGAAAGAGATAATCGAAAAGCGATATGACAACAAATCAAAGACTTTTTTAATCTGTAATTACGATGATAATTTTCCAAATAGTGTCGAAAATGCCTTACTAGAATTCGGTACAATTTACGGTGGCCATATCTTTGATAGGCTGTTTGAAATGTTTAATATCCTTGAGTTTAAAGGTAAATCGTTTAGGTAATGATAGATTTAGAAATAAAAAAACTTGAAAAGAAAGTAATTCATTCGTTTTTAAATCTTGAAGAAAACACAGTTCCTGCTTTAGCTAAAAAATACAAATTACCAGAATCAAGAGTTCATAAAATATTAGACAAGTACTTGAATTCAATAAAAGCTAAGAACTAACAATTAAAAAAAGTAAAATGAGAACTGAAGTTATTGATGCGCTTGTAGGATTGAAATCCCAATTGAAAGACATCTACGATAAAATTTCTGCCTCAAGTAAAAGCATAGAAGAGGCTCAAATTAATTTAAAACCTCTTTGTGGTCTTGAAATAGAAATTGAGAAAGTGATAAAAAAAATAAATAGTAAGTAGCCTACAAAGGGCAAATAAAATGTTTGTTAAAAACAGTATTCATTGGCATTGACCCGGATGTAACCAAATCTGGAGTAGCCTTAAAAAATGGTAAAGAGTTCGAACTATTTAATTTAACCTTCTTTGAGCTGTTCGAGTTCTTAGAACTTCAAAAACAAGAAGCTGAGATTATCAACAAAAAACTAATAGTTGTAATCGAATGTGGCTTCTTAAATAAATCCAACTGGCATAAAAAAGCAAATGCCTCTGCATCTATGAACTCCAAAATAGGTGAGAGAACAGGCGCCAATTTTGAAACTGCCAAGAAAATCTGTGAAATGTGTGAGTACCTGCAAATAGACTTTAGGCAAATAAGGCCAACAAAGTCTAAGGTAAATGCTGCCTTTTTTTCGCAAATAACCGGATATAAAAAACGAAGTAATCAAGAACAACGAGACGCTTATATGCTGATCCACGGATTGTAAAATAGTGGATCAGCTTTTAAAAAACATTCTTATGAAAGGAACAGAAAATTTTAAAAGCATTATCGCAAATCACTTACAAAGTGTAGCCGATAGAGATCCATTATTTGCAAAAAGTTACAGTAAAGAAAGTAAAAACATTGATGAGTGTATTAATTACATTTTATCAGAAGTTCAAAAATCAAAATGTAATGGCTTTGCTGACGATGAAATATTCAACATGGCAATTCATTACTACGATGAAGATGATATTAAAAATATTAAGGCAACAACCGTAAGAGTCGTAGTCAATCATTCATCTGAAACAAATCAAAGCAATTCTGTTGTTGAAAAACAAAAGGAAGTTCCGGTTCGAAAATTGAAACAACAAGTAAAAATTCAACCGGAAGTAAATATTGGAAAACAAGTTTCACTTTTTGACTTTCCAGGCGTATGAAACCAAGAACAAAACTACAGCATAAACTTGTAGAGTATTCGAATTGGCTTACTCCAGGAGTAGAAAAAAAGATTTTGCAATATGCTTATTCTAATTGCAATTCTAAATATGGGTTTAGCACCGGTAAAACGTATTGGTGTGGCCTTTGTGGAGATACACATTCAGCAAAAGAAATTGTAAGTAACGAGGTTACTTGTATTTCATGTGACAGTGAGCTGCATATTATAGAAACTAAAAAGAGAAAGTTTTATGAGAGTTATTACATCGCATTTGCAGAAGATATGTTCGAATATCAAGTAATTAGGTATTTTTATGTTACAACCAATTATCGAAAAGGAGAGTCGTGGAAAACTAATGTTTTAGAATGTATTCAGCAATTTCACACGAATCATGATTTTTATTTAATTGGTCGATTAACACAAGGGCATGGCGATCCATTGTACGGACAAATGGAGTTTCGAAATCCGAGTTATTACAGCCAATTTGCATACAATCCTTGGCCATCAGCTTATCATCCAGACTCTACATTTTTACCAGAATATCAAAAAAAAGGATGCGTGGGTGATTTTGGAAACGTTCGTTTTTATGATTTAAAAAAACATCTAAACTGGGACTGTCCAAAAACCGAAACTTTATTAAAAGCAAAAGCAACAGAATTGCTTAAGGTTGCACTAAGGGATAGTAACAAAATTGCTAGATATTGGGACACGGTTAAAATATGCCTTAGAAATAATTACCAGCCCCATGACGGTGGTATGTACATAGATTATGTTGAACTTCTTGAACGTTTTGGAAAAGATTTAAGGAATTCTAAATATGTATGTCCTGCTAATTTAAAAGAAGAACACGATCGCTATGTAAAAAAGGCAAAGCTTCATCAAAAGAAAATCGACCTTAAAAATCAGATAAGACAAAAAGCAATAGATGACGAAGCATACCAAAAAGCTAAATCAATCTACTTTGATCTAATCTTCAGAAGTAATAATTTAGTAATTGAGCCTTTAAAATCTATTGATGATTTTATTAAAGAATCAGAAGTGCACAAGCATTGCGTGTATTCAAACAAATACTACAACAAACAAAATTCATTGATATTATCTGCCAAGGTAAACAATCAAAGAGTTGAAACTATTGAAATAGATATTGAACAGCTTGAAGTAATTCAATCTAGAGGTTTACAAAATCAAGCCTCAAAGTTCAACAAACAAATTTTAGAGCTATTAAACAACAATCTTCATCAAATAGCTCAAGTAAAAAACAACCTATCACAAACAGCATAATTTATACACTAATATTTTTATACTTATAGTTGTATTAAAAAAGCCAATTTTTTAAAATTGGCTTTTTTTGTTTATAAAATAACTTCACTAGACTTCTGGTTTTAAAAAACAACTAATATTTCATTTTCAATGTTCAGAAATGTTAAATAGTTTAACTAACTTTCACAAGATTTCATTTACTCAAATAAAAGGCCTATTTACTATAAATAGTATTCATAAGGCTTCTTAAAATGTAATTTTAAATATTTTACATTTCAATGTCTTAAAATGGCTTTTTAAAGAGTTAAATTTGATAAAAATCAATTACATCAGATTTCAAGGCATAACGGTTTCTGATATTAATAAAAGATAAGGACTGTTAACATTTACAAAAATGAATTAAAGCTTTAGCAATGATTAAAATTTAATGTTCTATATAAGCAGCAAAAAAAATAGATTATTAAATATCAATGTTTGCTTTTTTTAAAATGGAATTTAAAAACAGCTATTAAACCAATAAGTTTTAATATAACTAACAAATTAAAATTTGTTTCAGTTATGATATAAATAAAAATTAATATGACAAGTCAAGCGCAGAGAGCAGAATTGCAAAATAAGATATGGAAAATAGCCAACGATGTTCGTGGCTCGGTAGATGGGTGGGATTTTAAACACTTTGTTTTAGGAACCCTTTTTTACCGTTTTATTAGTGAAAATTTCACCGATTACATAGAAGCCGGTGACAAATCTGTTAACTATGCAAAATTCAAGGATACTGACATTCCTGAAGAAGTAAAAATTGATGCCATTAAAACTAAAGGATATTTTATTTATCCTTCTCAGTTATTTATAAACGTACAAGCAAACGCTAATAACAACGAAAACTTAAATACCGACTTAAAACAAATTTTTACCGATATTCAAAATTCTGCAAATGGTTATCCTTCAGAGCAAGATATCAAAGGTTTGTTTGATGATTTTGATACTACAAGTTCGCGTTTAGGAAATAGCGTACCCGAAAAAAACCAACGTTTGGCGGCAGTGTTAAACGGTATTGCTGAGTTAAATTTTGGCTCTTTTGAGAAAACAAAGATTGACCTGTTTGGTGATGCATATGAGTTTTTGATTAATAACTATGCAGCCAATGCGGGTAAATCAGGAGGTGAGTTTTTTACGCCACAAGAAGTATCGAATCTTTTAGCGCAAATTGCTTTGCATAAGCAAACCAAAGTAAACAAAATTTACGATCCTGCAGCTGGGTCTGGCTCGCTATTATTGCAAGCGAAAAAACACTTCGATGATCATATTATTGAAGAAGGTTTCTATGGTCAAGAAATTAATCATACTACCTACAACTTAGCCCGTATGAATATGTTTTTACACAATGTAAACTACGATAAATTTCATATTGCTTTAGGTAATACGTTAACGAATCCTCATTTTTTAGACGACAAGCCGTTTGATGCCATTGTATCTAATCCGCCTTACTCTGTAAGTTGGATTGGTAATGACGACCCAACCTTGATTAACGACGAACGTTTTGCTCCAGCAGGTGTGTTAGCGCCCAAATCTAAAGCAGATTTTGCTTTTGTAATGCACGCGTTAAGCTATTTATCGGGTACAGGTCGTGCAGCTATTGTTTGTTTTCCGGGTATTTTCTATCGTGGGGGTGCAGAACAAAAAATCCGTAAATATTTAGTAGATAATAATTTTGTTGAAACGGTAATTTCCTTAGCTCCTAATTTATTTTACGGAACAAGCATTGCGGTAAATATCTTAGTATTATCGAAACATAAAACCGATACCAAAACACAGTTTATTGATGCTAGTGGTGAAGCGTTCTTTAAAAAGGTAACAAATAACAATATGTTAGAAGAAAATCATATTGATAAGATTATGACTATTTTCGATACCAAAGAGAACATAGAACATGTAGCCATTTTAATAGATAATAAACAAATTGCTGAGAATGATTACAACCTATCGGTAAGCTCGTATGTAGAAGCGAAAGATACACGCGAGGTAATTAATATTGAAACGCTGAATAAAGATATCGATCAAACAGTAAAAAACATCAACGAGCTTCGTGCTTCTATTGCTAACATCATTAAAGAGATCGAAGCATGAGTACATTGAAAGAATTATTGAAAGATGTTCCGGTGGAATGGAAAAAATTATGGGAAGTAACAATATGGGATAAAAAATTCAATTCTGTTGAAAAATATAAACAACCAAAAACTATTAAATATAATTACTTATTGGCAAGCGAGATTCAGCTTCTTAAATCAGGTAAAGGAAATATTCGATTGCTATCAACTAATTTAACTAATTGGTGGACTAGTGAAGAAATTGCAGGCGAAATTGTCTCCGAAGGTGAAATTATTGCTATACCATGGGGTGGCAATCCGATTGTTCAATATTATAAAGGAAAGTTTATAACAGGTGATAATAGAATTGCTGTTGTTAATGATCAAAACTATTTATCAACTAAATTTTTATATTATTATTTAAATGAAAATATTTCTTTAATTAGTTCATTTTATAGAGGAAGTGGTATTAAACATCCAAGTATGTATAATGTTTTAGATTTAGATGTGCCAATACCATCATTAAAAATTCAACAAGAAATTGTAAGGTTTTTAGATGGTTTAAGTGAACAAAATAAAGCCTTAACCACTGCTTTAGCCCAAGAAATAGACCAACGTAAAAAACAATACGAGTATTATCGTGAAGAATTGTTCCGCTTTGAGGGTAAGGATGTGGAGTGGAAAACTTTGGGAGATACAAAATATTTTAAAGTTTCATCAGGTGGTACGCCAAGTAAAGCGAAAAATGATTATTGGGAGAATGGTACAATTCCTTGGTTAAGATCAGAGTCTTGTAATAATAGTTCGATTAATAAATCTAATGATTTTATAACTGAAATAGGCTTAAAGAACTCCAGTGCTAAAATATTGGAGCCTTTTTCAACCTTAATAGCATTGGTAGGAGCAACAATTTTCAAAACTGGTTATTTACAGTTTGAGGCATCTACAAATCAAAATATAGCAAGTATTAAATCATTAAATTCTGAATTTGTTAAAGATAAATATTTGTTTATTTATATAACAAGCTTGTACCAAGAACTAAAACTTAAAATGAAAGATTATGGAATGTTAAATTTAACTACACTAAGAAGTTTTAGAATCCCTGTTCCATCCATCCAAGAACAAGAACGCATTGTACATTTATTAGATCAATTCGATGAAGCCACTAAAAACATTGTGGCTGCATTAGAAAAAGAAATAGAACTGCGAAACAAACAGTACGAGTATTATAGAAATTTATTGTTATGTTTTCCAAAAGAAAATAAATAGCTTTTAAAAACCTTTAACCAAAATGCCAAATTACAACACCATAGCCGAAAGCAACAATTTTATAGTATTAGATAAATACGACAAGCATACCTCTGTTAATGAAACCCCAACAGGTTACCAAACAGAGGCCGCTTTAGAACGTGAGTTTATTCAAGATTTAGTAAAGCTGGGGTACGAAAATGCTGCTCATATTACCTCATTAGAACAAATGTTAAACAATGCGCGTACGCAACTACAAGCATTGAATAATATGAGTTTTACAGATAAGGAGTGGGTGCGTTTCTGTGAAGAATACCTAAATAAACCAAGTGATGATTTGGTAGCCAAAACCGAGAAAATTCAAAACAATCATATCTATGATTTTGTGTTTGATGATGGGCATATTCAAAACATTTATTTGGTAGATAAAAAAGAGATCACGCGCAACAAAGTTCAGGTTATTTCTCAGTTCGAGCAAAAAGGAACCCACGCCAACCGTTATGATGTAACCATTTTGGTTAATGGTTTGCCGCTTGTTCAAGTTGAACTAAAAAAACGTGGCGTTGCCATTCGCGAAGCCTTTAATCAAGTACATCGCTACAGCAAAGAAAGCTTAAATGCCGAAAGTTCGTTGTTTAAGTACCTGCAATTGTTTGTTATTTCTAACGGAACAGATACGCGTTACTTTGCCAATACGGTAGAAAGAAATAAAAACAGTTTCGATTTTACGATGAACTGGGCTAAGGCAGATAATAATCTGATTAAAGATTTAAAGGATTTTACAGCTACTTTTTTTCAAAAAAACACCTTGCTAAATGTAATTCTTACCTATTCAGTTTTTGATGTAAGTAATACCCTTTTAGTAATGCGCCCATATCAGATTGCAGCAACCGAACGTATCCTATGGAAAATTAAAAGTTCGTACAATGCAAAGCAATGGGCTTCTACAGAAGGAGGCGGTTTTATATGGCATACTACCGGTTCGGGCAAAACATTAACCAGTTTTAAAGCGGCTCGTTTAGCAACGCAATTAGAATTTATTGATAAAGTGTTTTTTGTGGTCGATCGTAAAGATTTAGACTATCAAACCATGAAAGAATACCAGCGTTTTTCACCAGATAGCGTAAATGGTTCAGACAGTACATTAGGTTTAAAACGCAACATTGATAAAAACGATAATAAAATCATCGTGACAACCATTCAAAAATTAAATAATTTAATGAAGGGGGATAACGATTTAGCCATTTATAACAAACAAGTGGTGTTTATTTTCGACGAATGTCACCGTTCACAATTTGGTGAAGCGCAAAAGAATTTAAAAAAGAAGTTTAAAAAGTTCTACCAATTTGGCTTTACAGGAACTCCAATTTTTGTTCAGAATGCTTTAGGATCAGAAACCACTGCAAGCGTATTTGGTAGAGAATTACATTCGTATGTAATAACAGATGCAATTCGCGACGAAAAAGTATTAAAATTTAAGGTAGATTATAACGATGTTCGTCCACAATTCAAAAGCTTTGAACAAGAACAAGACGAGAAAAAACTAAGTGCTGCCGAAAATAAAAAAGCATTTTTGCATCCTGCACGTATTAAAGAAATTTCGCAATACATCTTGCAAAATTTTAAGATTAAAACGCATCGCAACCAAATTGGAAACAAAGGATTCAATGCCATGTTTGCAGTAAGCAGTGTAGATGCCGCTAAATTGTATTACGAGGCTTTAAATAATTTGCAAAAAGACAGCGAAAAACCTTTACGCATTGCAACCATATTTTCTTTTGCTGCCAATGAAGAGCAAAACGCAATTGGTGATATCCCTGACGAAACGTTTGAACCTACTGCAATGGATGCTACTGCAAAAGAATTTCTAACAAAAGCGATTGGCGATTATAACGCGATGTTTAAAACCAATTATGGAGTAGAAAGCAATGAGTTTCAAAATTATTATCGCGATCTAGCGAATCGAGTTAAGAAAAAAGAAATTGATTTATTGATTGTGGTTGGAATGTTTTTAACCGGATTCGATGCTCCTACATTAAATACCTTATTTGTAGATAAAAATTTGCGTTATCATGGTTTAATGCAGGCTTTTTCTCGTACCAATCGTATTTATGATTCAACAAAAACTTTTGGAAACATTATTACATTTAGAGATTTAGAGCAAGCAACGATTGATGCTATAACTTTATTTGGAGATAAGAATACCAAAAATGTTGTTTTAGAAAAAAGCTATAAAGAATACTTAGAAGGATTTACAGATATACTTACAGGGCAAGCACGTAGAGGGTATAACGATATTGTAGAAGACTTAAATACAAAATTTCCTAATCCAGATGAAATTGTAACGGAAAAGGATAAAAAAGAGTTTTCGAAGTTATTTGGTGAATATTTAAGAGTAGAAAATATTTTACAGAATTACGATGAATTCACAAATTTAAAAGCATTTCAGCTAATTGACAGAAACAATCCAGAAGAAGTTGACTCGTTTAAAGAACAATATTTTGTAACAGATGAAGATATTGCAGTAATGCAAAACATGGAGGTTATCCCTGATAGGTTACAACAAGATTATCGCTCAACGTATAACGACATTCGCGATTGGATTAGAAGAGAGAAAAACGGGAAAGAAGCAGAGGAATCAGAAATCGATTGGAATGACGTTGTTTTTGAAGTTGACTTATTAAAATCGCAAGAAATTAATTTAGATTATATACTTGAACTAATTTTTGAGCAAAATAAGAAAACTAAAAGTAAAACAGAACTTGTAGATGAAGTGCGTCGCTTAATTCGAGCAAGTATTGGAAATAGAGCCAAAGAAAGTTTGGTGGTAGATTACATCAATGAAACCAATTTGGATGACATATCTGATAAACCTGCTATTTTAGATTCGTTTTATGAGTATGCGCAAGAAAAGCAGAAGAAAGAGGTTACTGAACTAATTTCAGAAGAAACCTTAAACGAAGAAGCGGCAAAGCGTTATATTGCTAATTCATTAAAGCGAGAATATGCTACGGATAATGGTACCGAATTGAATTCAATTTTACCAAAAATGAGCCCTCTAAACCCACAATACTTAACCAAAAAACAAAGTGTTTTTCAAAAGATAAGCGCTTTAGTAGAAAAGTTTAAAGGTATAGGTGGAAATATAGAATAAAATGATTCTAAAAAGTTTAAATTAAATCAAAAAACATAATATTATAAATGTTTTAAAAGTAAAAGCAGATCATGTAAATCAAATAGCCTTAGCAAGTAATATGACATATAAAATGCTTAAAGGGACTGATGCTTTGAATGGACATTCTATATAAATAAAATAAAATCCTGCTCTATTAAAGCAGGATTTTTAATTTATAGTTTTTAAAAGTTAAATAAGATAAGAAAGCAGCTAATTGCTGTATGCAAAAAGCTGCTTAAAATTTTATTTTGTGTTGTGAAAAAATACCGGGGTTATTTTTAGAAAGAATCCCTGAAACTTTTGTGTAACTTGTGATGTAGTGTTTTTTTTTTTTTTTTTGAGGGTATTTTCCTTTTTTTTTATATTATTTGAATAAAAGATGTATATTTGCGAGGGAAATTTCCCTTTAATTTTGATTACATGAACATTGAGAGTTTATTAAATTCCATATTTTCAGACACAGATTACAATGTCAAAGATATTTTTGAGCAAAAGTTAAGCGAATATAATTTAAGCAGAACTAAAGCTTTAAAACTGTTGAATATTGATAAAGATGTATTTGATGAAATTGTAAATGGAACAGCAAAACAACCAAATTTAATACATATTGTAAAGATTGCTGAGTTTTTAGGAATAGAGGTTAATAACTTTATAAATATTGTATTAAAAAATCAAAGTGCTGAGAATATTTTAGCAATAGATAATGCAAGAAAAGCTACGTTTCTTGTTAAAAATTTTGATATAAAAGCCTTAACAAAACTTGGCTTTTTTGATTCAAGTTTTACGACTGAAGAGCTTGTAAATAAAGTTTTAGATTATTTTGGATATACTTCAATTAATGATTTTGAAGAACAACTTGAAGAACCTCTATATAGTCGAGTTAAAAAGAATCATTCGGATAAGATGAAAGATTTTTGGATTAAATCAGCTTATCAAACATTTAAGGTTATAAATAATCCTAATGATTATAATAGAGAAAGATTAAAAGATTTAATTGTCAAAATTAAGCCGTATAGTCAAGATGTTAGTAATGGTTTGCTGACAGTTTGTAGAGCATTGTACAATATTGGAGTTACTGTTATCTTTCAAAATTATCTTACAACTACTCAAGTGCGTGGTGCAACCTTTATAACAAATGATAAACCTTGCATTGTTATTACTGATTTCAATAAAGTTTATCCAACACTTTGGTTTACATTATTACATGAACTTAATCACGTGTTGTTTGATTATGATACAATTGAAAAAAGTAGTTACCACTTGTCAGATGATAATGATTTATTTTTGATTGAAGATCAGGCTAACTCTTTTGCCAGGGATTTCTTTCTATCTGAGGAGAAGTTTAATTACATCAAAGGTTACATTAATAATCCATACTTGGTGTCTAAATTTGCGAATGAGATTGAAGTTCATCCTTCAATAGTATATTCTTTTTTTACTTGGTATCAGAAAGAATTGTACGGTAAAAACTATCATGCTGCATTCAGAGAATTTTATCCTGATTATAGCAATGCAATTTCTAAGTTGAATCCAATAACCTGGAATGAATCAAGTATTAAGGAAGCAAGTGAAAAAATTAAATCAGTTTTAGAATTAAATTAAAATAAGATATCATGTCTAAAAAAGAAATAAAAAAACAAGAAGGTATTTCTCAAGCCGATTTAGAAAGATTAGAACTTTTACAAAGAGCTAATGAAAAAGTAGGGAAGCAATTGACTATAAATTCGGAAACAGGTAATTTAGAGGAATTTGACGAATTAAGAGAATTGGTTGGAAAAGAATTCGAAAATCCAGAAGAAAAATATAATTTATATTATGTTGGAATAAGAAGGTTACTTATGGATTATTTACCTAAAGGAAAAGATAACGAGCAATTGAGAAACATTATTTATGATGAAAAAAATGTGTTTTTAAATTTAGGCAAAAAGAAATCAGATAATAATGGAATACGTAAATCTGATGGAAGAATGACTTATCAGCCAATAATGAATGAAATATTAGATATTATAATTAAATGGGTTGGAGAGTCTCAAAACCCTTTTGATTTATATAGAGATTTCTATGAGTTAAATGAAAAAAATGGATACGGTCATGAGAATTATGATGATAGTACTCAAAGTGTAGCAAAAGCAATGCTAGCTTTAAGCAATAATAGAATTTAATAGGATGTTTTAAAAAATTACACTTAACAGGTCGCATATTGGAGATATTGGCGGAATAAAAAGTCTAAATTTTCAATTTTGCACTAAGCTAAGCAACAGCTTTTTATTATTATCTAAATATATGAAAAAGGAAATATAAAAGGCTGTTGCAACAAAAAAAGGAGAAACTTCCAATTTATCCCCTTAACCCGCCATTTCGTATAATCGATGTTACTCGAAGTATTTTTGTATGTTCATAACAAGGTTTTTTAAATCAGTCCTAACCTTATTATAATTTTTTTCCTCTAAAAAAAGTAGAACTTTATAATTTAACTCAATTCTTTCTCTCACTTCTTTCTTTATTTTATTATCTTCTCCTTTTTCCTGAAGATTTTTATATTCATTTTGTATTTTGTCTTTGTCAACATTAATTACACTGCATCTATGGGATTCATCATTTCGTATTTCTCTTAGCATTGTAAGATGTTTATCATAAAAGATACCTTTATCAAAAAAGAAGTCTTTTTCGTAAAGAAATACAAGAACGTTGATGTTAAGTCTATTGATTTGTGAAAAGCTGCTTTTAGCCTTTTCTAAATTATTTTTATATCGTTTGCTAAAATTTGGATTTTTAGTTAGCAATTCAATTAATAAATCATCAAAGTTTTTAAATTTTTTCCAGTAAAGATAATTTATCATGTTTTCAATTTGGTGAAATGCACATGTACAAAATGAAATAAAGTTGTCATCATTATTTCGATTTCCTTCGAAATAAATCATCTCCATTTTTCGATTATCTACTTGAAGGCGCGTTTTAAGTGTCTTTTCTTTTAGGAACTCGTAATTAATAAGGTTATCCAAAAAAAGATATTTTTTACGCAAGTTTTTCGCCATTAAATTATCTTTTCCTTTTATTAGTGTAATGTATGCTAACTGACCACGTAAAACATTTTTAAAATTATAACTTTGACGATTTAAAGGTTGATGTTGTTTAAATACTGAAATTGCAAAATCTAAGCCCCCTTTTTCCCAATTATTTAGCATCGCTCTAGTTTTTTGCAAATAATCTCTTGATACATTAACTTTTCGGTTTACAATTAGACCTGTTACTTCTTGGGATTGAGCTTGATTTCGTATTCTAGTTTTTTCATCATTAAGTTTGAAATTTTCTGAGTTAATAATTTTAGATAATTCTGTAATAAAATCTTCATCCAAAACTGCTCGATTACAAGAAAAGCTAAGATCATCAGCATATCTTGAATATTTTACACCGTTTTGGATACAAAATTTCGAGATTTTTCTGTCTAGGTTTTGAGTTACTATATTTGAAACAATAGGACTAGTTGGTGCTCCTTGTGGTAAACTGTCATTATGTGTTAAAAGATTAGCCATTAAAAAAGCCACCTTTTCACGATGTTCACAAAGACTGAACGGTGAAAGTTCTAAAACTGTTTTCACTCTTCTAAAATTAATTGAAGGAAAAAAATTCTCTATGTCCAAGTTAAGTACAAACTTTTTAGAAACATGTGGTAGAGCATTTCTTTTTATATCTCTCCCTATTATGAAACCATTTGAACAGTAATGTGCAGATTCTTCAAATATTATTTGTAGAACAATATTAATTAAATTCTGTATTCGCATTAAAACCTTGTCAGGAGTTTTAATTTCTCGTAAACCACCATTT
This genomic window from Flavobacterium agricola contains:
- a CDS encoding type I restriction endonuclease subunit R, whose protein sequence is MPNYNTIAESNNFIVLDKYDKHTSVNETPTGYQTEAALEREFIQDLVKLGYENAAHITSLEQMLNNARTQLQALNNMSFTDKEWVRFCEEYLNKPSDDLVAKTEKIQNNHIYDFVFDDGHIQNIYLVDKKEITRNKVQVISQFEQKGTHANRYDVTILVNGLPLVQVELKKRGVAIREAFNQVHRYSKESLNAESSLFKYLQLFVISNGTDTRYFANTVERNKNSFDFTMNWAKADNNLIKDLKDFTATFFQKNTLLNVILTYSVFDVSNTLLVMRPYQIAATERILWKIKSSYNAKQWASTEGGGFIWHTTGSGKTLTSFKAARLATQLEFIDKVFFVVDRKDLDYQTMKEYQRFSPDSVNGSDSTLGLKRNIDKNDNKIIVTTIQKLNNLMKGDNDLAIYNKQVVFIFDECHRSQFGEAQKNLKKKFKKFYQFGFTGTPIFVQNALGSETTASVFGRELHSYVITDAIRDEKVLKFKVDYNDVRPQFKSFEQEQDEKKLSAAENKKAFLHPARIKEISQYILQNFKIKTHRNQIGNKGFNAMFAVSSVDAAKLYYEALNNLQKDSEKPLRIATIFSFAANEEQNAIGDIPDETFEPTAMDATAKEFLTKAIGDYNAMFKTNYGVESNEFQNYYRDLANRVKKKEIDLLIVVGMFLTGFDAPTLNTLFVDKNLRYHGLMQAFSRTNRIYDSTKTFGNIITFRDLEQATIDAITLFGDKNTKNVVLEKSYKEYLEGFTDILTGQARRGYNDIVEDLNTKFPNPDEIVTEKDKKEFSKLFGEYLRVENILQNYDEFTNLKAFQLIDRNNPEEVDSFKEQYFVTDEDIAVMQNMEVIPDRLQQDYRSTYNDIRDWIRREKNGKEAEESEIDWNDVVFEVDLLKSQEINLDYILELIFEQNKKTKSKTELVDEVRRLIRASIGNRAKESLVVDYINETNLDDISDKPAILDSFYEYAQEKQKKEVTELISEETLNEEAAKRYIANSLKREYATDNGTELNSILPKMSPLNPQYLTKKQSVFQKISALVEKFKGIGGNIE
- a CDS encoding ImmA/IrrE family metallo-endopeptidase, giving the protein MNIESLLNSIFSDTDYNVKDIFEQKLSEYNLSRTKALKLLNIDKDVFDEIVNGTAKQPNLIHIVKIAEFLGIEVNNFINIVLKNQSAENILAIDNARKATFLVKNFDIKALTKLGFFDSSFTTEELVNKVLDYFGYTSINDFEEQLEEPLYSRVKKNHSDKMKDFWIKSAYQTFKVINNPNDYNRERLKDLIVKIKPYSQDVSNGLLTVCRALYNIGVTVIFQNYLTTTQVRGATFITNDKPCIVITDFNKVYPTLWFTLLHELNHVLFDYDTIEKSSYHLSDDNDLFLIEDQANSFARDFFLSEEKFNYIKGYINNPYLVSKFANEIEVHPSIVYSFFTWYQKELYGKNYHAAFREFYPDYSNAISKLNPITWNESSIKEASEKIKSVLELN
- a CDS encoding reverse transcriptase family protein, which translates into the protein MSGVYNNSEFKKTVKIKFSALKNVREFASLLNFVEQEVFNSTQELYPITFSHLYFISKTKEIRYLKFHISKKNGGLREIKTPDKVLMRIQNLINIVLQIIFEESAHYCSNGFIIGRDIKRNALPHVSKKFVLNLDIENFFPSINFRRVKTVLELSPFSLCEHREKVAFLMANLLTHNDSLPQGAPTSPIVSNIVTQNLDRKISKFCIQNGVKYSRYADDLSFSCNRAVLDEDFITELSKIINSENFKLNDEKTRIRNQAQSQEVTGLIVNRKVNVSRDYLQKTRAMLNNWEKGGLDFAISVFKQHQPLNRQSYNFKNVLRGQLAYITLIKGKDNLMAKNLRKKYLFLDNLINYEFLKEKTLKTRLQVDNRKMEMIYFEGNRNNDDNFISFCTCAFHQIENMINYLYWKKFKNFDDLLIELLTKNPNFSKRYKNNLEKAKSSFSQINRLNINVLVFLYEKDFFFDKGIFYDKHLTMLREIRNDESHRCSVINVDKDKIQNEYKNLQEKGEDNKIKKEVRERIELNYKVLLFLEEKNYNKVRTDLKNLVMNIQKYFE